The DNA sequence CGCTTGGGCAAGATTGAGCGAGGGGTAGTCGGGGTTGGCATCAAGCCAAACTCTATGGGTGCATAGAGCCAAATGCTCGTTATCAAGCCCGGTTCTTTCGGGGCCAAAGAGAAGGGCTACCTTTCCTCCGCGATGGGCCACTTCCCCAATCAATGATTTTGCAGACTCCCAGTCGATAGCGGGGGGTCCAAATTCTCGGTCACGGCTAGTGAGGCCCAAAACCAGAGAGCAACCCTCTACGGAAGAAGCTAGGGATTCACCCTCTATGGAGTCTTCTAGAACGTCTGCGGCACCGCTTGCCAGGGCTATGGCTTCGGGATTGGCGGCGACACCCTTGAGCTTTGGATTAATTAACCTGAGATCGCTAAAACCCATGGTTTTTAGGGCGCGAGCAGCTGACCCCACGTTTCCTGGGTGGCTGGTTTCAACTAAAACCCAGCGGAGTAATGCGGAGGTATCGATATTCATCAAGGAACTATGAGCTGGTTAATAGGGTGCAATGATTGCTAATCGTTTAGAATCAATCTGTTAGCTTCGTATTGTCATGCAATTTACCCTAGTTGTAGGCATTACAAGGAGCTTGTTCTTATTTAATTTGTCCATCAATACTATGCATCCCATGTTAAATGTGGCCATTAAGGCCGCCCGTCGCGCTGGAACAGTCATTAATCGTGCTTCCTTGAATTTGGAGCGCTTGCAGGTTGACCGCAAGCAACATAACGATTTCGTAACCGAGGTGGACAAAGCTGCAGAAGCAGCCATCATTGAAACGCTCAGCGAAGCCTATCCAACTCACGGATTTTTGGCAGAGGAAACTGGCGAGCGCAATGCGGATGCTGAAAATGTATGGATCATTGATCCCCTTGATGGCACAACTAATTTCATTCACGGATTTCCTCAGTACGCAGTATCAATTGCGCTAGCGGTTAATGGCGTAACTCAACAAGCGGTTGTGTATGACCCAACACGTGATGAGTTATTTACAGCTACCCGTGGCGCTGGTGCATATTTAGATCGTCGGCGTTTGCGTGTTGCCGCACAAGATCGTTTAGCTAATTCTTTGTTGGGAACCGGCTTTCCGTATCGCGAAGATCAAGACTTAGAAAAATATTTAAAAATCTTTGCCGATATGTCACGCCAATGTGCAGGTCTGCGACGTCCAGGTGCCGCATCATTAGATTTGGCTTATGTAGCAGCAGGTCGCTACGATGGCTTCTTTGAGAGTGATCTCAAGCCATGGGACATGGCTGCCGGTGCTTTGCTTATTACTGAAGCGGGTGGTTTGATTGGTAATTATCGGGGCGAGGAAGGCTTTTTAAAGAGCGGTGAAGTGATGGCGGCTAATCCGCGCATTTTTGCGCAGATGGTGCAAACACTTTCTAAATACTCTGCTTCTTAATTAAAAAATCGAATTGAGCAATCGACCTGTTTAGTTTTTAATCAGATCGATATAGCGAGTACCGGCATCATCAATGAGTAGGGCGCTCGCTCTCGGGCGACCGCTTTCCGGGTGATCAAGATCCCAATCAGATAACACCCAACGCTGCCACTGCTGGCCATCCATCGACTCTTCATGGTGTGCTGGCATATGGGTATGCCCATGGATCAATAAATCCCCTGAGTGATCTCTTAGCACTGCACCACAAGCTTGTTTCGTGACATCCATCTTGAGTCGATGAGCGCTTGATGCTTGTGTTTGTTGGTATTGCGCGTGACTATTGCTGCGAAGGTGCTGAGCAATACCCTTGCGTAAATTGAGCGGCAGGCTTAGGAAGATTTTTTGAATCCAAGACTTCCTTACCCACCCTCGAAAGATTTGATAGCCAACATCTGCTGTGCATAATGCATCTCCATGGGCCAACACCCACTTCTTCGAGGCAATCTCAGCAGTAGTGGGGTCTGGCAAGAGAGTCATGCCAGTCTTTTTAATAAAGCTTTGGCCAATTAAAAAATCTCGATTGCCATGTAGGTAATACGTTTTTACTTTAGTGGAAAGATTGGCGATCGCACGCTGTACTTCCTGCTGAAAAGGGGAGTGTGCCGCAGCGTCATCACCTATCCAATATTCAAATAAGTCGCCCAGAATAAATACAGCCTCTACTTTTGGAGCCTCTTTTTCACAGAAGTCAAAAAAGCGTTGCGCCGTCAAGGGCATTGACGGCGTGAGGTGCAGGTCTGATATGAGCAGTGCGCTCGCGTGATGCGGAATCATTCCTCGAGAACAGTGGCCTTCTCAATCACAACATCTTCTGCAGGAACGTCCTGATGAAAACCAGAGCTACCAGTCTTTACCTTGCGAATAGTGTCAACAACTTCCATACCATCAGTGACTTTGCCGAATACGGCATAACCCCAGCCCTGAGCATTAGGAGCGGTATGGTTTAAGAAGTCATTGTCATTCACGTTAATGAAGAACTGTGCAGTTGCTGAATGCGGGTCGCTAGTACGGGCCATTGCTACGGTATAGCGATCATTTTTAAGGCCGTTATTGGCTTCGTTTTCAATTTCCGCGCCAGTAGGTTTTTGTTTCATGCCGGCAGACATGCCGCCACCTTGAATCATGAAGTTATTGATGACGCGATGAAAAATGGTTCCATCGTAGTGACCACTTTTAACGTATTGCAAAAAGTTAGCAACGCTTTTAGGTGCTTTAGCAGCATCAAGGGTGAGGGTGATGTCACCCTTATTGGTTTTTAGGAGAACTTTCGCCATTATTGGATCTGCTTTCTGGAAGGTTGGTTGATGGGGTATTGCTTGGCAATGAATCCGTTGGGTTTAGCGATGGGTTCACTGCGCGATTGATTGGACGCTTTGCTGGAGGCTTCAAGACATCCAAGAGTGCTTTAGCGCGATTAGAGTATTGGCGTTGATTCAGTTGCCCACTCTTCGCTGCATCCTGATATGCCTGTGCTCCAAGGCGGATATAGATTTCACCTAAATTGGCTGAGGCGATGGCATAGCTTGGGCGTAGTTTAAGTGCGAGCTCAAGATAATCTCTGGCCTCGATCCACTGACCTTGATTAGCAGCAATAGCTGCTAGATTGTTATAAGGTTCAGGAAGTTCTGGAAACTGTTGTGTGATTTCAATCAAAGTCTTTTTTGCTTGATCAAATTGGCGCATCTCAATTTGTAAACGCGCTTTTATAAAACGTAATTGCACATTACGCGGAGTTTTTTTCAGATCGGTATTAATTTGAGTGACAGCATCTTGGTACTTACGTGCCTTGATGAGTTTCTCAATATCGGGAGGCACTGCATTTTTAGTAATGGGGTCCGGCTCGATAATCAAGAAGGATAAAAAAGGTATCGCAACCGTTTCAGACAACTCTGGGTTTAATGGGTCATACCCCATGTCGGCGGAAAGCCTTGGGGGGTCGGTTGGGCTGTAACCGCCTAAGTAAGGCTGGGGCGCTCCTTGTGATGCGCTTGTCCCTTGTGCATTTAGCGCCCTAATTTCATTATCAGCACGCTGCTGGGCAGGGGTGCTGCAACCCGACAATAGGGCCAGGGTTGCCAATGCGGCAAAAACTGGGGCAAAGACCTTATTCAAGGCTGGGCGAGGCGCTAGGGCGTTGTGGGGCATAGAGGAAGGGGTGTGAAACGGGCTCATTCGATATACTCAGCGCTCAGTCTAACAAATTGGCGCTACTTGCCCCACCTTTATAGCTCTATGCTGCAAATCTATAACACCCTTAGCCGTTCTAAACAGGCCTTTAAGCCCATCGTGCCAGGCAAGGTGAAAATGTACGTCTGCGGCATGACGGTTTATGACTTTTGTCATATTGGGCATGCCAGGGTCATGATTGTCTTTGATATGGTAGTTCGCTGGCTCAGGGCGAGTGGTTACGAAGTTCTTTACGTGCGCAACATCACCGATATTGATGACAAGATTATTAATCGCGCCATTGAGAATGGTGAGCCGATTTCTGCATTAACTAACCGCTTTATTGATGCCATGCATGCTGACTCGGATGAGTTGGGTTTAATGCATCCTGATCAAGAGCCTCGCGCCACAGATTACATTCAGCAAATGCAAGGCATGATCGGCAAGCTCATTGAAAATGAATTGGCCTATCAAGCCAATGATGGCGATGTGAATTTTGCTGTGCGCTTATTGCCGCGTTATGGTCAGTTGTCCGGAAAAACTCTGGACGAATTGAATGCAGGAGAGCGCGTGGCAGTGGGTGACGGAAAACGTGATCCCTTGGATTTCGTTTTATGGAAAAGCGCCAAAACTGAAGAGCCAGCCGATACCCGCTGGCAGTCTCCATGGGGCGAAGGTCGTCCTGGTTGGCACATTGAATGCTCTGCAATGTCATGTGACTTGTTGGGCGAGCACTTTGACATCCATGGTGGTGGTGCTGACTTGCAGTTTCCGCATCACGAAAATGAAATTGCTCAAAGTGAAGGCGCTTTGTACGGCAAGAACCGCAAAGAGGACGATGCTCCCTTTGTGAATTATTGGATGCACAACGGTCACATTCGGGTGAATGAGGAGAAGATGTCTAAGTCACTGGGCAACTTCTTCCTAATAAAAGATGTGCTCAAAAGCTTTGATCCTGAAGTTCTACGTTTCTTCATGTTGAAGGCGCACTACCGTAGCCCTATTAACTATAGTGATGCACAGCTTGAGGAAGCTCGTTCCGGATTGGCGCGCCTGTATACGGCCTTAGCGCAAGGCCCAAAAGCCAAAGTAATTCAGCTAGACCAAAATAATCTATGGTCTAGGCGCTTTGCTGACGCTATGAATGACGATTTCAATACGCCTGAAGCGATTGCTGTCTTGTTTGACTTGGCTAGTGAAGTTAATCGTGCACAAGGTGAAGAGAAGCAATTGCTTGCCAACACATTGAAAACTCTTGGTGTGACATTGAATTTCTTGCAACGTGACCCCACCGTATTTTTACAGGCGGGCTCTAAAGATCAAGCGGGCTTAAATCCTTCGCAAATTGAAGAGCAAATCACAGCACGTGTTGCTGCCAAACAAGCTAAAGACTTTGCTAAGGCAGACCTAATTCGCAAAACCTTACTAGAACAAGGAATTGTTTTGGAAGATAAACCCGGCGGCTTAACAGAATGGCGTAGGGCTTAATGACAGTGGCGAAAGAAAAATCAGCCAAAGCGGAAAAGGCTGAACTCATTCTTGAGGAAGTTGCTCCTGAGTATTGGGAGCAAGCTTGTAAAGAATTGATGAAGCAAGACCGCATTCTCAAAAAACTCATTCCAAAATATGGTTCAGGTTTTTTAGTCACCCGCGGCGATCCATTTAACACTTTGGCAAGAGCCATTGTTGGACAGCAGATTTCAGTAGCGGCAGCACAATCCGTTTGGAATAGGGTCGTTGCTGCTAGCAAAAAGAAAGTCACCCCGAAAAATATCCTAGCGCTCTCAGTAGAGGAATTGCGCGCCGCTGGATTATCAGGTCGGAAGGTTGAGTACATCCGCGATCTAGCAGACCACTTCGATTCTGGGCGCCTTCATGCTAATCAGTGGAAGGATATGGACGATGAGAGTGTTATTAAGGAATTGAGCTCAATTCGGGGGATTGGACGCTGGACTGCCGAAATGTTCCTCATTTTCAACATGATTCGACCCGATATTCTGCCTTTGGACGATGTCGGCCTCATTAAGGCTATATCCCTCAATTACTTCAGCGGAGAGCCTGTCAGCCGCCATGAAGCCCGTGAGGTGGCTGCTAATTGGGCCCCGTGGCGTACGGTTGCCACCTGGTATATGTGGAGAAGTATCGACCC is a window from the Polynucleobacter sp. MWH-Aus1W21 genome containing:
- a CDS encoding M48 family metallopeptidase — translated: MPHNALAPRPALNKVFAPVFAALATLALLSGCSTPAQQRADNEIRALNAQGTSASQGAPQPYLGGYSPTDPPRLSADMGYDPLNPELSETVAIPFLSFLIIEPDPITKNAVPPDIEKLIKARKYQDAVTQINTDLKKTPRNVQLRFIKARLQIEMRQFDQAKKTLIEITQQFPELPEPYNNLAAIAANQGQWIEARDYLELALKLRPSYAIASANLGEIYIRLGAQAYQDAAKSGQLNQRQYSNRAKALLDVLKPPAKRPINRAVNPSLNPTDSLPSNTPSTNLPESRSNNGESSPKNQ
- a CDS encoding DNA-3-methyladenine glycosylase, which produces MTVAKEKSAKAEKAELILEEVAPEYWEQACKELMKQDRILKKLIPKYGSGFLVTRGDPFNTLARAIVGQQISVAAAQSVWNRVVAASKKKVTPKNILALSVEELRAAGLSGRKVEYIRDLADHFDSGRLHANQWKDMDDESVIKELSSIRGIGRWTAEMFLIFNMIRPDILPLDDVGLIKAISLNYFSGEPVSRHEAREVAANWAPWRTVATWYMWRSIDPIPVEY
- a CDS encoding UDP-2,3-diacylglucosamine diphosphatase, which codes for MIPHHASALLISDLHLTPSMPLTAQRFFDFCEKEAPKVEAVFILGDLFEYWIGDDAAAHSPFQQEVQRAIANLSTKVKTYYLHGNRDFLIGQSFIKKTGMTLLPDPTTAEIASKKWVLAHGDALCTADVGYQIFRGWVRKSWIQKIFLSLPLNLRKGIAQHLRSNSHAQYQQTQASSAHRLKMDVTKQACGAVLRDHSGDLLIHGHTHMPAHHEESMDGQQWQRWVLSDWDLDHPESGRPRASALLIDDAGTRYIDLIKN
- a CDS encoding RNA methyltransferase codes for the protein MNIDTSALLRWVLVETSHPGNVGSAARALKTMGFSDLRLINPKLKGVAANPEAIALASGAADVLEDSIEGESLASSVEGCSLVLGLTSRDREFGPPAIDWESAKSLIGEVAHRGGKVALLFGPERTGLDNEHLALCTHRVWLDANPDYPSLNLAQALMVCAYTLRETLTQHDGKRNGLAKREEMADFADPAAVAAMLEHWREGLEAIGYLDPANPKKLMPRIQALFARSRLHKEEIDLLRGIAKQMLLRK
- a CDS encoding inositol monophosphatase family protein, giving the protein MHPMLNVAIKAARRAGTVINRASLNLERLQVDRKQHNDFVTEVDKAAEAAIIETLSEAYPTHGFLAEETGERNADAENVWIIDPLDGTTNFIHGFPQYAVSIALAVNGVTQQAVVYDPTRDELFTATRGAGAYLDRRRLRVAAQDRLANSLLGTGFPYREDQDLEKYLKIFADMSRQCAGLRRPGAASLDLAYVAAGRYDGFFESDLKPWDMAAGALLITEAGGLIGNYRGEEGFLKSGEVMAANPRIFAQMVQTLSKYSAS
- the cysS gene encoding cysteine--tRNA ligase, translated to MLQIYNTLSRSKQAFKPIVPGKVKMYVCGMTVYDFCHIGHARVMIVFDMVVRWLRASGYEVLYVRNITDIDDKIINRAIENGEPISALTNRFIDAMHADSDELGLMHPDQEPRATDYIQQMQGMIGKLIENELAYQANDGDVNFAVRLLPRYGQLSGKTLDELNAGERVAVGDGKRDPLDFVLWKSAKTEEPADTRWQSPWGEGRPGWHIECSAMSCDLLGEHFDIHGGGADLQFPHHENEIAQSEGALYGKNRKEDDAPFVNYWMHNGHIRVNEEKMSKSLGNFFLIKDVLKSFDPEVLRFFMLKAHYRSPINYSDAQLEEARSGLARLYTALAQGPKAKVIQLDQNNLWSRRFADAMNDDFNTPEAIAVLFDLASEVNRAQGEEKQLLANTLKTLGVTLNFLQRDPTVFLQAGSKDQAGLNPSQIEEQITARVAAKQAKDFAKADLIRKTLLEQGIVLEDKPGGLTEWRRA
- a CDS encoding peptidylprolyl isomerase; the encoded protein is MAKVLLKTNKGDITLTLDAAKAPKSVANFLQYVKSGHYDGTIFHRVINNFMIQGGGMSAGMKQKPTGAEIENEANNGLKNDRYTVAMARTSDPHSATAQFFINVNDNDFLNHTAPNAQGWGYAVFGKVTDGMEVVDTIRKVKTGSSGFHQDVPAEDVVIEKATVLEE